GACACCATGCTGCGGACattggtgctcagctcttctgCCCCTGGCTTCACAGAGCTGCAGACAATCTTACAGGTCTGGTGTTGGCAAAGAGTAGGGTTCGCAGGGGCTGTTCCTCACCCTGCAAGGGAGTGTCCACTCTTGAGTGGACAGTTCCCACCCCAGTGCCATGCACAGAGCACACTGCAGggagggtgcccagctcccctgggggaggcaggggtgGCCCACCATGGTCTTCCGCAGCCCAGTGCCCCCTGCCTGCAGTCAATGTGActtcccctctgcagcctcctcctgTGTCACGGCAGAGCCTTGCTCGTGGCAATTCTGGGCCAGCTCTGTCCCCAGAGCTTTCCTTGCACCAAAGCTGTGGGAGGCATTTGACCCCTCTCCTCAGGCACCACAGTGGTggcagctggtgctgctcttcccctgcctcGCAGTCCCTTGTGCTTTCCTCCCCAGGTCTGACCGGGGCAGAGAACCCCTGGGACCTGCCTGTCCTGCACAGGGAGCCCAGCCCTGAAGCTCTGTACTCCTGGCTTCCCAGGGGGCTGTATCCCCATTCCCACATTGCAGACCCCCCGGGCAGGCTCCTGCCCAAAAGCCCAGCCTTCATGGAGAGGGGACACAGGGCTGTGTTCCGGGGGAGGGCACAGAAAGGAGCAGACGCTGCCCGGGGTGTGGTATCTGCCTACCTGCCTGGCCACAGGGACTGCACGTGTCCAGCCAGGactccagcagtgctgcttctgctggtGCGGGTGCCAGCTCGCAGGGCACATCGGCAGTTTCTCTCCTCCCAGATGCTGCTGACCTTCACCAACTGCCAGAGTGCAGTTGTGTGCGAGAGGGCCGTGGGGAGGATTGGGAGGCTGAGCGATTTGCTGGCCAGCTGTTCCTCTGTGGAGGTAAGGAGCCAGGCACCCTCCAGCCAggctctctccccttccctgcacacGGGAGCAGCCTGCAGCTCAGAGATGCCTGCACGGCAAGCCTGGGCACTGGCTGAGGCGTTCAGCAAGGCTCTGCCCTGGAGCGAGGGtcttggtttctttcttttttctttttcccacgGTCTTCTCTCCCCAGTTCCCTCTCTGCCAGGAGCCGTCTCGGCCCCCAGTCCTGCGCAGGACGGGACTGCCCAAGGGACATGGTGGGAGCCCAGGCCtggcagctctccctgccctgctgcccagcTAGCTGCTTTGAGAGGGCCCTCCAAAGCTCCAGCTCACCGGGGATCCTTCCCCTGGGCAGAGTCTTGGGTTCAGGGCTTTGGTCACAGCTGCTGCCCGTCAGCCCTTCTACCTGTCCTCCCTCCCCCGCCCAGGTCTGGAGCACCTTTGTAGGAGAGgatgccagccctgcctgccacGCAGAGATCCATATGCCCTTCCTGGGACAGCTGCTGGGGCATCTCATCCTCTGCCGCACTCGCAAGAGCTGGGAGATCAGCTGGGTTGCTTTGGATGCTCTTCATCACCTCTTCAGATTCATCCTGCAGCAAAAATGTAAGAGAAGCTGTGGTGGACCGCATCCCTCCACACACACCTCCTCACATGCCTGCTTGTTTCCCTGGCTATTGCAACAGACCGTTCTTGTGCTTTCTGGAGGCTCTCCATCAAAGTCTGCTTCCCTGACCTCCTTTGCCCCTCACAGCTGCTTCCCGTAGCATCCCAGCTATTGTTTTGCTGCAGAAGCTGAATGCTCGCCAGAAGTCCAGGACCTGTTCTTTGCTGCTCTCCTTCCCTACTCTTCTCAGGACCTCTCAGAACCTGGCTGTTTCATGGTCCCCACAGCCAAAGCTATCATTGATTACCACTTCCTGAAAATAGTTCTTCCCTATTGGAGAACAGCAGATCCAGCTGTACATCACCCCAGCTGGTCCCTCCAGTGCCTGCAGCAAGAAGCTGTCCCTGACGCCCTCCAGAAAGCTCCCTGACTGCTTGCGTCCTGCCGTCTGGCAGGCAGGTCTCAGGGACGTTAAAGTTCCCCATGAGAAGCAGGGCATGTGAAACAGAGACTTCCCCACGTGCTTTCAGGAAGACTTCATCCACATCCTCTCTCCAAGTGTGCGTGGGGGGGTGTCTGCAACACGCTGCCACCACCATGTCACCAGCACTGCCTCTCCTCTGCTTCTGACCCACGTACTCTCTCTCGGACTCTTGATCGTCCCGTATATCTGAGCTGCTCCTTCAAATATGAGGCAcgcccccccagcctcctcttccccatctctCCTGAAGAGCTTGCATCCGTGCACCGCAGCACGCCAGCCCTGCAAGCCGTCCCCTGCAGCTCAGTTATTCCAACAATGTTTTAGTTGTGCGACTGCATGCAGAGCTCTAGTTCCTTTGAGTTTCCAAGGCTGTGAGCATTTGCACACATACGCTTGAGGCAGGAGTCTCTCATCCTTCTCCATCATCCTTCAGGTCCCTCTTGTTCCCTTCGCCTGTCACCCTGTGCTTTACACCCTTgtccaccacctcctcccctgaCCGTGGGTCATAACCTCCCTCCTCAGCCATTCCTAGTTCAAAGCTCTTTTCACCGTTTGGTAAGCTTGTTGGCAAAGACGCTGTGTCCTACCGACTCTTCTGTGATCCCCTCCTGTTTAGGCACGACACTGCCAGAGGATAATGCAGAGCATCCACAGCGTCAAAGGGAACGGGAAGCTGCGATCACCTCCTGGCTTTCTTTGCCCAGCACCAGCAACATTACAACGGTAACGAGCTCCTCGCTTGCTGGGCCTCTTGTCCGTGGCATCAGCAGGAGACTTGTGTGAGCAAAGGGATCTGGAATCAGCACGGTTGGCATGGCCTCACTGTCACTGGTGAGAGGGTTGCTGCTGTCGCTGAGCAGGGACTACAAAGGGCTGCACTCCagtgtcccagcagcagctccagccctcctGTCCACCAGCAAGCCCTGATTCTCTGTAGGGCCAGCACACTGTGCCCACGACCCCAGCCCTCCTCTCTCACCCTCAGGGCCCTCTCTTCTCATCCTCCACCGCGCAGTGactgcagcccctgcctccaGCTGTCCTGTGGGCGCTGCTGTCAGCACCGCCAGGCCATCTCTTGCCAGAGCTGCTCTCGCCGCTCACCTAAGCAGCACCACCAGGACACTCGGTGTGACGTGtcttccctgccttcctccctcccataGGCATTTGGAAAATACCTCCAGCCTTCTGAGAGGACAGACATCGTCCTTGTGGCCATCGAGGCCATGAGAGACTCGAGCACCTATGACAAGGAGGAGGCGAGCAGCATCCTGGATATGGCTATGAGAGAACCTGCCTGCTGGTTGACGGAGGTAAGCGGCCTGTGGCTGCCCTGCCCTTGAGCCCTTTCAGGCGTTGTtcctccttccatccctccctccctccctcatgCAGGTGCCTCAGGCACCTTGAAGCCCTTTTAAGCCAGGAGAGTAGCATGGATAGGGCAGCAGTTGCAGAGGCAGCTGAGGAAATGGCTGCACTCCAGTGGCAGCACCATCCTCACCCGTGTGCCATCCAGGTGCCAAACATCGTGAGGTGCATCTATGAAAACGTGGAGCACATCCACGCGGCGTCAGCCCGGCACAGCCTGGACCTCCTTCTTCTGCTGATGACTGTCCAGTGCCCCATGGAAGTGGTCACGAGCCTGTTGAAGCTCTCTCCATCTTGGGACAGGTACTGACCCCAACAGCTCCTGTGGGCTTGTCCATGTGGGGAGAGGGGCCTGGAGACTTTCAGGCTGCTAGAGCCACTGAAAACCACAGGACACCCCTGAGGAGAAGGGCCCTCCACCGCACCACGCTTTCCAGCCCTGGTGGATCGGCCAGGCCTGCGGTAGCCAAACCCGGCCAAGCCAGCCCAGAGCCCCGCCACAAGGTTCctccctgccccgtggggaacACTATCTCAGCCCCCTCCTGCTTGCCCAGGCGGGGACCCAGGCACTCAAGCGAGGGGGCTGAGAATGGCCAGGGCTGCAGGACAAGCCTGGGACCTGCCGCGCTGGCCCGGGCACAGTGTGGTGGCCAAGGCAGCCCTGCTGACAGAGTGCTCTGGgcctgcagtgctgctctggCCATGTGGGATGTGATGCTTTCCCAGACCCACACGTTGGAGAAGGTCTTGAGGGAGCTACTCAGCAAGCTCCAGGACCAGCAGCTGCGCAGGGTGTTCGGCTCCAGCACGGAGGACGCCTGCATCCATCACTTGGCTGTGAGTGATCAGACCGGTCCTTGCTCGCTCTCTGGGCTGTGCCTGCCTCTCCAGGAAAACAGGCACggccctctcccctcccatcTGCCCCGACACGGTCACCTCCTCCGGGACATACGGACACAGCCCCTTAGGGCCAGCAGGGACCTGCCCAGCACCAGGTTCCCCTGCGCCAGCCGTGCAGGGCCACCCCACGCTGCTTGGGCCCCCGGTGCACAAGCACGAagcccaggcagcccctgcctgcccaggcagcACTCTGCTTCCCCCCCTGCCCGCATCCATCCCTCTgcactgctctgcagcctggaaacctggggcagggcaagggcTCGGTCAGGGGCAGAGACACGGCCTCTGCACAGGCTGAGCGGGCTGCAAGGCTGGCGCCAGGAGACACTCGTCACCACTCGCGTGTCATGCCTCCTTTGTGCCAGCTCTTGCTGCTCAATCGCTCCTCAGAGGCATGAGAGCAAGTGGCTGCCGACGCTCAGCGGACAGGAGGAGCTGGCACACACAACCCTGTGGTGTGCGGTGGGGTGTAGGGCACTGGGGTGCCAAGCGGCCGTCCAcgggcagagctgcccccaGGACAGGCTGTCTGGCTCTGGTGCCCTGGCCCTGAGCTGCCAGTGGGAACCAGGAGCCGCACCGTGTTGGGAGCCCCGCAGGCTCTGCCAGGCTCTCACTGCCATCTTTGTTTCAGCTGCTGGCCTCCAGCGACATGAAATCAGAGGAGTTTGCTGGCCTGTACAACGTCCATAGGTACCTGAGGCGTCCAAGCCTGGCGCTGCTCTCACTGGCGCTCAGAGGCCTCGTCACGCTGTCGCAAAGACCTGAGACGGTGAGCAGGGCATAGTCAAGTGAAGCCACGttggcaggctggggctgcggcAGTGGGTAACGCGGTGCCTTGGCCTGGGCTGGGAGTCAGGAGGTGGGGTGACGGCTCCAAATGCCCTTGCTGTCCCCTTCGCGGGCCCCGGGGTCCCTCAGGCTCAGACCTTGCCCCTGCAGCGCCAGGAGAACAGCTCCCTCACCCACGTGCAGGAGCTCTCGCTCCTGGCGCATCCCCGTGGTGCTGGGCAGGAGTTTCTGCTCTGCACCGAGGCAGCCAGTGCCAGACTGCCTCAGTCGAGGGATTACCGTCCGCAGAAGAAGCTTCCTGCTGAGAGGGGGAGGATGAGCCAGAGCCTCGGGTACAGCTGATGTTACGGGCTGACTCTGGGGCCTGGGGCAGCGGGTCTCTGTCATGAAGGGGTCACAGCCCACTCATTGCCAGCTTAGAGATCTCTGCCCTTCCCCGCACCCTGCCGTGGGGGCCAACAGAGCGCTGCATGGAGGGGACCGGTGGCTGTCTGGGGAGCTTTCCAGGCCCGGAGGGTTACCAACCCACCTGCCCGTTTGGGCCCGTCGGAAAAGGGGGTGGCTGAGCAGGGGACACGGAGCCTTTGTTCTCCTGCCCTAACTTCCCTATCCCCTGCTATCCTCACGTCCCCAACGGTGCGCCCATGGCCAGCACCTGCCAAGAGGCGGCGGAAGGGATTCCTGTGCCACCTGCCAGGAATCTGGACGGGAGGCTGGTGCTTAGTGGGCAGAGCATTTTTGCCAGGGTGGTCTTTCACCGCTTgacaaaaaggaaattctgtGCTTCATGCAGGCAAGAAAAATCTTGGTCCTGCTGCCAGACATCATGGAGACCCAGCAGAATGCCAGCAGTGACAACAAGATGAAGGCCCTGCTTGTCTTCAGAAATGTGATGGGTCATATGAAGAGGAAGGAGGCCAGCCCCACCGCTCTGCAGCTGGTGGACAACCTCCCGCCACTCTTTGATGATGTAAGGCTGCTTGTGGGAGCCTGAGCCCCACTGATGGGCCCTCTGCAAGGACAACTGCCCCTCAGCCCGGCCCTGCGGCAGCACTTGCACAGGGCTGTTCCCCTCCTCACGCCCCTGGGCTCTCGTGGAGATGGCTTCTGggctctgcagcccagcacGGCTTCTCCCTGACAACTCGATGCCTCCAGGCGACCTAAGCCCCCTGTGCTGAGGCCCAGCCTAGCCCCTGTGCAAAGCACCTGCAAGCCAAGAGCCGCTCTCAGATCTGCGAGGCCTCCCCCGGCTGCACTGCCAGGGAGGACCAGACGATCTCCCCAAGTGCCGTGGTGAGGGGCTGAGGCTTAGGTGGCCATGTGTGCCCCGGAGGCATTGCCGAGGGCCAGCCCGGTCTCCTCCTCAGGCCATCCCTGGGGAGCTCTGCACTGGTGCGGCTGGTGTGGCTGGTGGTGAATGCCGGGGGCTGGCACAGGCGCTGCCTGATGGAAACCTCTTGCATGCATGGCCTTTTGTGGGCCTGGGGCCATTCAGCCACGGCTGCAGATCTGGCCCACAGCTCCTGTGTGTAGAACCTGACTCCAAAGCATCTCCGCTCACATCAGCCACACTAACGCCCTGGCTCAGGGAGCGGCTGTTGCTGAAGTCTTCCTGTCCTCCTCCCTACCAGCAATCCAGCCAGCTGCGAGAGCTCTCCATCTGCCTCTTCAAAGATGCGATGCAGACAGTGGTGGGGAACGACAAGCAGCAGATGAGGAAGAACGTGCGGAGAAGCCTGCTCCCACTGTTCTTCCACATGAGTGACCAGACCGAGAGCGTGGCCAAGGTACAGGTTTCAAACCTGACCAGTGATGCGGGCAAGGGCGTGCTGACACCACGGGGGTGGCCTGCGCATCAGGGAGGGGCAAGGGCTGCTGGCAGTTGGACGCTTGGAGTCTGTGTCACCTCAGGGTCCAACTGCCTGAGTCACTGagggcagggcagagctcccctccttccccgcaCCGGCCCCACCACTGCCTTCCCGTCCTCCCTCTgtgcctcctgctgcagaggaggacgGGAAGGTGGGCgtcccctcccacccctgctccccccatTCAGGTGGCCTCCAGTGCACCCCAGAGGAAGGGTCCCAGCATACCCAGCGCGAGGAGGGCTGGAGAAGCTGGCACAGACGTTTCCCACACCTGCCCTACCTGGTCCAGcagggctcagcagcagcccGTGGCCACCAAGGCCTGAACACAAGAGTCCCTAGAAGCGTCCCAGCTGCCCCTGCAAGTGTTGGAGGCCAGGGCTTTGAGCCCCATTCCCTGCCCACGGTCCCCTCAATCCCCGTCTTCCTCTGCAGGCCTCCCAGGAAGCCCTCCTCGTTGCTGCAAAGCTGCTAAAGTGGAAACGGCTCAAGCACCTGACCCGGACACAGCAGACAGGCAGAATCGGGGAGTGCTTGGTGAGGACAACCCCCAAGCCCCAGGGCCTGGGCTGGACAAGGGCTGCCCCCTGTGCAGCTGTGCCTcgcctgccctgctccagcccagagCCCGCAGCCTGGAGCtgcatcctccttccctgccctcagGCACAGAGCCCCCAGGGGCTCTTCTCCaggcccctctc
The Haliaeetus albicilla chromosome 1, bHalAlb1.1, whole genome shotgun sequence DNA segment above includes these coding regions:
- the LOC138687458 gene encoding uncharacterized protein, with the protein product MDRAAVAEAAEEMAALQWQHHPHPCAIQVPNIVRCIYENVEHIHAASARHSLDLLLLLMTVQCPMEVVTSLLKLSPSWDRRGPRHSSEGAENGQGCRTSLGPAALARAQCGGQGSPADRVLWACSAALAMWDVMLSQTHTLEKVLRELLSKLQDQQLRRVFGSSTEDACIHHLALLASSDMKSEEFAGLYNVHRYLRRPSLALLSLALRGLVTLSQRPETARKILVLLPDIMETQQNASSDNKMKALLVFRNVMGHMKRKEASPTALQLVDNLPPLFDDPSPCAKHLQAKSRSQICEASPGCTAREDQTISPSAVVRG
- the LOC138684825 gene encoding uncharacterized protein — encoded protein: MVGAQAWQLSLPCCPASCFERALQSSSSPGILPLGRVLGSGLWSQLLPVSPSTCPPSPAQVWSTFVGEDASPACHAEIHMPFLGQLLGHLILCRTRKSWEISWVALDALHHLFRFILQQKCTTLPEDNAEHPQRQREREAAITSWLSLPSTSNITTAFGKYLQPSERTDIVLVAIEAMRDSSTYDKEEASSILDMAMREPACWLTEVSGLWLPCP